One Thomasclavelia spiroformis DSM 1552 DNA window includes the following coding sequences:
- a CDS encoding ABC transporter ATP-binding protein → MEKILRIENIEKYYGNKTNLTKAIDNISFDINDGEFVVIMGASGSGKSTLLNCISTIDRVTSGHIYLKDQDITKLKGRKLTKFRSDSLGFIFQDFNLLDTLTAFENIALALTIKKTNYKLVDEKVKQIAIALGIESILDKYPYEMSGGQKQRVACARAIVGDPDLILADEPTGALDSKSAKMLLDSLNALNQKLNATILMVTHDCFTASYGDRVIFIKDGKLFSEVIKGEHSRKEFFNMIMDVQTVLGGELNELI, encoded by the coding sequence ATGGAAAAAATATTAAGAATTGAAAATATTGAAAAATATTATGGTAATAAAACAAATCTTACTAAAGCAATTGATAATATTAGTTTTGATATAAATGATGGTGAGTTTGTTGTTATTATGGGGGCTAGTGGCAGTGGTAAAAGTACTTTGCTTAATTGTATTTCGACGATTGATCGAGTTACTAGTGGACATATTTATTTGAAAGATCAAGATATTACAAAATTAAAGGGACGAAAATTAACTAAATTTAGAAGTGATTCTTTAGGTTTTATTTTTCAAGACTTTAATCTTTTGGATACTTTGACAGCTTTTGAAAATATCGCTCTAGCTCTTACAATTAAAAAAACTAATTATAAATTAGTTGATGAAAAAGTTAAACAGATAGCTATTGCACTAGGAATTGAAAGTATTTTAGATAAATACCCATATGAAATGTCTGGAGGACAAAAACAACGTGTTGCTTGTGCTAGGGCTATTGTTGGTGATCCTGATTTAATTTTAGCCGATGAACCAACAGGAGCCCTTGATAGTAAATCAGCTAAAATGTTGCTAGATAGTTTAAATGCTTTAAATCAAAAATTAAATGCGACAATTTTAATGGTTACTCATGATTGTTTTACAGCTAGTTATGGTGATCGAGTTATTTTTATTAAAGATGGTAAATTGTTTAGTGAAGTTATTAAAGGAGAACATTCACGAAAAGAATTCTTTAATATGATTATGGATGTTCAAACAGTATTAGGCGGTGAGCTAAATGAGCTTATTTAA
- a CDS encoding pentapeptide repeat-containing protein, translating to MINLKIKKPIIHLLNENDLEVVESYYQCLFNKTPLDIVEIKNNTIDECKFLKIDFSKINLTNTHFVDCIFINCDLSNISFEKISIHRCYFINCKMVGVGFINCSLKDVMFEDIQGKYMNMALGNISNVEFKECCLDESSIMETKIKNLEFNDVSFINGEIFKTNLQDMDFKSTNIEGIKIDIYSLKGIHVDMYQAVELSRLLGIIVD from the coding sequence GTGATTAACTTGAAAATAAAAAAGCCAATAATTCATCTGTTAAATGAAAATGATTTAGAAGTTGTAGAGAGTTATTATCAGTGTTTATTTAATAAAACACCATTAGATATTGTTGAGATTAAAAATAATACGATTGATGAATGTAAATTTTTAAAAATTGATTTTAGTAAAATAAATTTAACTAATACACATTTTGTTGATTGTATTTTTATTAACTGTGATTTATCAAATATATCTTTTGAAAAAATAAGTATTCATAGATGTTATTTTATTAATTGTAAAATGGTTGGAGTGGGATTTATAAATTGTTCGTTAAAAGATGTGATGTTTGAAGATATTCAAGGTAAGTATATGAATATGGCTTTAGGTAATATTAGTAATGTTGAGTTTAAAGAATGTTGTTTAGATGAAAGTAGTATAATGGAAACGAAGATTAAAAATCTTGAGTTTAATGATGTTAGTTTTATTAATGGCGAGATTTTTAAAACTAATTTACAAGATATGGATTTTAAAAGTACTAATATTGAAGGAATAAAAATTGATATTTATAGTTTAAAGGGAATCCATGTTGATATGTATCAAGCAGTAGAATTATCAAGATTATTAGGAATTATTGTTGATTAA
- a CDS encoding GDSL-type esterase/lipase family protein, which produces MKESMHYLTNYYQLREFVLIRMLEIIKQRYYAKENGVVFFGDSITQYCDLDKYYPEILNKYNCGLAGISSKILLNFIDEGVIKFKPNKVVIMIGTNDLGDTVMESPRDIALNVKEMVELIHYNCKECKIYVVSPLPCLEKEYGYKALKKGMRSNDMLKIIFKEFKKIIPYDYVTFINAYGSLCNKKGEPIEDYYVDGLHINDKGYLAYTKTIKEILEND; this is translated from the coding sequence ATGAAAGAAAGTATGCACTATTTAACTAATTATTATCAGTTAAGAGAATTTGTATTAATTAGGATGTTAGAAATTATTAAACAAAGATATTATGCTAAAGAAAATGGTGTTGTTTTTTTTGGTGATTCAATAACTCAGTATTGTGATTTGGATAAATACTATCCAGAAATTTTAAATAAATATAATTGTGGACTTGCAGGAATTAGCTCTAAAATATTATTGAATTTTATTGATGAGGGAGTTATTAAGTTTAAACCTAATAAAGTTGTTATTATGATTGGAACGAATGATTTAGGTGATACCGTAATGGAAAGTCCTCGTGATATTGCATTAAATGTTAAAGAGATGGTTGAATTAATACATTATAATTGTAAAGAATGTAAGATATATGTAGTATCTCCATTACCATGCTTGGAAAAGGAATATGGTTATAAAGCATTAAAAAAAGGAATGCGTAGTAATGATATGTTAAAGATAATTTTTAAGGAATTTAAAAAAATAATTCCATATGATTATGTTACCTTTATTAATGCTTATGGTTCATTGTGTAATAAAAAAGGAGAACCAATTGAAGATTATTATGTTGATGGTTTGCATATCAATGATAAAGGATATTTAGCTTATACAAAAACAATTAAAGAAATATTGGAGAATGATTAA
- a CDS encoding ABC transporter permease → MSLFKLAFKNIKKSIKDYSIYFITLVIAISIFYLFNSLDSQTAMLALNESTRKMVQALVNVIGSLSIFVAIVLGFLIVYANNFIIKRRKKEIGIYLMLGMSNIKVSMILVLETILVGIISLITGILIGIGLSQLVSVFVAKLFEADMTKFSFVFSSDALIWSVISFSLIYVIVTVFNLITLNRFKLIDLLSAKRKNEKVRIKNNWLILIIFIISLITIGYAYKLLYDGAILIVGNDFIKMIILGSLGTFLFFLSVSGFLLKVISLRKKLYYKNLNIFILKQVSNKINTHVVSTTVISLMLLLTIGILSASLSLANALNESLSNNTPYDFSAATNEIKNIDELKNSKDYQSIVAKSFQYQSIIFDDLTYSDFISQNSDLYLNMDYLKQESIMAIKESDFNKLMELANKDNQKVELSDNQYILVSTLPMSLEYYNQFIKDNGTIQIANNTLNSKLDHVLELSITNSNGNQGFVVVSDNVAKKYGHVEGITYLVGNYENNKEVCEEKFNNMMETYNLDHSFIDVYTKLELKTAGIGSSAMFTFIGLYLGIVFAIASGTVLAIEQLSEAADNKERYRIINQLGASKPMVNRSLFIQIGIAFMFPLAVALIHSLVGLNEINHIISLTANIDIGDNILVTTLFIIVAYGGYYFATYLASNRIINE, encoded by the coding sequence ATGAGCTTATTTAAACTAGCGTTTAAAAATATCAAAAAAAGTATTAAAGATTATTCGATTTATTTTATTACTTTAGTAATTGCAATTAGTATTTTTTATTTGTTTAATTCATTAGATAGTCAAACTGCAATGTTAGCTTTAAATGAGTCAACTAGAAAAATGGTACAGGCATTAGTTAATGTAATAGGTTCTCTTTCGATATTTGTTGCTATTGTATTAGGTTTTTTGATTGTTTATGCTAATAATTTTATCATTAAAAGAAGAAAAAAAGAAATTGGGATTTATTTGATGCTAGGAATGTCAAATATTAAAGTATCGATGATTTTAGTTCTTGAAACTATTTTAGTTGGAATTATTTCTTTAATAACAGGGATATTGATTGGAATTGGTCTATCGCAATTAGTTTCTGTTTTTGTAGCAAAGTTATTTGAAGCTGATATGACTAAGTTTAGTTTTGTTTTTTCGAGTGATGCTTTGATATGGTCAGTAATTAGTTTTAGTTTGATATATGTAATTGTAACGGTTTTTAATTTAATTACATTAAATCGTTTTAAATTAATCGATTTATTATCAGCAAAGCGTAAAAATGAAAAAGTACGAATTAAAAATAACTGGTTAATTTTAATTATTTTTATAATTTCTTTGATAACAATTGGATATGCTTATAAATTACTTTATGATGGAGCAATTTTAATAGTTGGAAATGATTTTATTAAAATGATTATATTAGGTAGTTTAGGAACATTTTTATTTTTCCTATCAGTATCTGGTTTTTTATTAAAAGTTATTTCGCTTAGAAAAAAACTTTATTATAAAAATTTAAATATTTTTATTTTAAAACAGGTAAGTAATAAAATTAATACACATGTAGTTTCTACAACTGTAATATCTTTAATGCTGTTACTTACAATTGGAATTTTATCAGCATCTTTATCATTAGCAAATGCATTGAATGAATCGCTTTCTAATAATACACCATATGATTTTTCAGCAGCAACTAATGAAATAAAAAATATTGATGAATTAAAAAATAGTAAAGATTATCAATCAATTGTTGCAAAAAGTTTTCAATATCAAAGTATTATTTTTGATGATTTAACATACAGTGATTTTATTTCACAAAATAGTGATTTATATCTTAATATGGATTATTTAAAACAAGAATCGATAATGGCAATAAAAGAAAGTGATTTTAATAAATTAATGGAATTAGCTAATAAAGATAATCAAAAAGTTGAATTGAGTGACAATCAGTATATCTTAGTATCAACTTTACCAATGTCATTAGAGTATTATAATCAGTTTATAAAAGATAATGGAACAATTCAAATTGCCAATAATACTTTAAATAGTAAATTAGATCATGTTTTAGAACTTTCAATAACTAATAGTAATGGTAATCAAGGATTTGTTGTAGTGAGTGATAATGTTGCTAAAAAATATGGTCATGTAGAAGGAATTACTTATCTTGTAGGAAACTATGAAAATAATAAAGAAGTTTGTGAAGAGAAATTTAACAATATGATGGAAACTTATAATTTGGATCATTCGTTTATTGATGTATATACAAAGCTTGAGTTAAAAACTGCAGGAATTGGTAGTAGTGCAATGTTTACTTTTATTGGTTTGTATTTAGGTATTGTTTTTGCGATTGCTAGTGGTACAGTACTAGCGATTGAACAATTATCTGAAGCTGCTGATAATAAAGAACGTTATCGTATAATTAATCAATTAGGTGCTAGCAAACCAATGGTTAATCGTAGTTTATTCATTCAAATTGGAATTGCATTTATGTTCCCGCTTGCAGTAGCTTTGATTCATAGTTTAGTTGGTTTGAATGAGATTAATCATATAATTAGTTTAACTGCTAATATTGATATTGGTGATAATATTTTAGTTACTACATTATTTATTATTGTTGCATACGGTGGGTATTATTTTGCTACTTATCTTGCAAGTAATCGAATTATTAATGAATAG
- a CDS encoding FIVAR domain-containing protein, whose protein sequence is MDEGKTIGAKRLVRTGTVKADQIRITVDTNKTDALPIISEIGVYKTSEAFELAGSAPDGMDVIDIEDTNINDGAGFAFSGTWNKENGTNFINGTNRYAYTGSSLTLTFTGSKVYLLGTKDPNHGNATITIDDGTPINIDTSASSRATGQMLFASDDLTDGKHTLKLEITSKAVGIEAAYVINNGGKGMIGLEASEYIMNEDERMNVKIVRVGGTNGTISAKLQPNPGTAIQDDFNTELISNIVMEDGVKEVTAPVETRRNTNATGDRMFSIELTDPSTDLILGFNDKANITIRDTETSFLKELNELIKSVEHKQKDWYISGWEDFEQALAYAIETANTQNVSVTQIQQAITDLNNAVNGLVEREKYAKEDPFIFPKQIGDVSSLEAEFASEIVNDPSNDNGWPCIVTEGSWASNGKFVDAILQGDVVKYNYDVETAGIYHVKAYYRSGSNANKLSWSEENGKIESGEVSADASSTAETHIAEFDLNILEAGEGILVFTGPEGKSPQLDKLEIECIELQVDKAALNEKIKEADSLNVANYTDDTWKVLQEALTNAKTIAAKEDATQEEIDNAYNTLTNAIDNLKPVVTDVDKTALKIALDLANAITDEDLKDVIPAVVDEFKAARDEADAVYNDTSATQAEVNNAFDRLASAMHMLDFVKGDKTALKAFIDKVSGLEADKYTEDTWTAFETELSEAKAVYNDENAMQEEVNNAYSELVTAFLNLRLIPDKSLLEDLINQANGLNAVNYTKATFDGLTKALNEAKAVYENPNATQEEVDNAKFTLEKAIAGLQTVTTDNTVSTPVNNGDTTTSVKTGDESLTGMFATIALLSVAGYTVLRKKRKLMFRGNGQKCHYL, encoded by the coding sequence ATGGATGAAGGTAAGACTATTGGTGCAAAAAGATTAGTTAGAACAGGAACTGTAAAAGCTGATCAAATTAGAATTACAGTTGATACAAATAAAACAGATGCCTTACCAATTATTAGTGAAATAGGAGTATATAAAACAAGTGAAGCATTTGAGTTAGCTGGTAGTGCTCCTGATGGAATGGATGTCATTGATATTGAAGATACAAATATCAATGATGGAGCTGGTTTTGCTTTTAGTGGTACATGGAATAAAGAAAATGGCACAAATTTTATTAATGGAACTAACCGCTATGCCTATACTGGTTCTTCATTAACGCTTACATTTACAGGAAGTAAAGTTTATTTATTAGGAACTAAAGATCCAAATCATGGTAATGCTACTATTACAATTGATGATGGAACACCAATAAATATTGATACAAGCGCTAGCTCACGTGCTACAGGACAAATGTTGTTTGCTTCTGATGATTTAACAGATGGGAAACATACATTAAAATTAGAAATTACTTCAAAAGCTGTTGGTATTGAAGCTGCATATGTTATTAATAATGGTGGAAAAGGAATGATTGGATTAGAAGCTTCTGAATATATAATGAACGAAGATGAAAGAATGAATGTAAAAATTGTTCGTGTAGGAGGAACTAATGGAACAATTTCCGCTAAATTACAACCTAATCCAGGAACAGCAATCCAAGATGACTTTAATACTGAATTAATTAGTAATATTGTTATGGAAGATGGAGTAAAAGAAGTTACAGCTCCAGTAGAAACAAGAAGAAATACTAATGCTACTGGTGATCGTATGTTTAGTATTGAATTAACAGATCCAAGTACAGATTTGATTTTAGGATTTAATGATAAGGCAAATATTACAATTAGAGATACTGAAACAAGTTTCTTAAAAGAATTAAATGAACTTATTAAATCAGTAGAACATAAACAAAAAGATTGGTATATTAGTGGTTGGGAAGATTTTGAACAGGCATTAGCATATGCAATCGAAACTGCTAACACACAAAATGTAAGTGTTACACAGATACAACAGGCAATAACTGATTTAAATAATGCAGTAAATGGATTAGTAGAAAGAGAAAAATATGCTAAAGAAGATCCATTTATTTTCCCAAAACAAATCGGTGATGTATCATCACTTGAAGCTGAATTTGCAAGTGAAATTGTAAATGATCCAAGTAATGATAATGGTTGGCCATGTATTGTAACTGAAGGTTCATGGGCAAGTAATGGAAAATTTGTTGATGCAATCCTTCAAGGAGATGTTGTTAAATATAACTATGATGTTGAAACTGCGGGAATATATCATGTAAAAGCATATTATCGAAGTGGTTCAAATGCTAACAAACTATCATGGTCAGAAGAAAATGGAAAAATTGAAAGTGGTGAAGTATCGGCTGATGCATCAAGTACTGCTGAAACACATATTGCAGAATTTGATTTAAATATCTTAGAAGCAGGTGAAGGTATTTTAGTGTTTACTGGACCTGAAGGAAAATCACCACAATTAGATAAACTAGAAATTGAATGTATAGAATTACAAGTAGATAAAGCTGCTTTAAACGAAAAAATAAAAGAAGCAGATAGTTTAAATGTAGCTAATTATACAGATGATACATGGAAAGTATTACAAGAAGCATTGACTAATGCTAAAACAATTGCAGCAAAAGAAGATGCTACCCAAGAAGAAATTGATAATGCATATAATACTTTAACTAATGCGATTGATAATTTAAAACCAGTAGTAACTGATGTAGATAAAACAGCATTAAAGATTGCACTAGATTTAGCTAATGCAATTACTGATGAAGATTTAAAAGATGTAATACCAGCAGTAGTTGATGAATTCAAAGCGGCTAGAGATGAAGCTGATGCAGTATACAATGATACAAGTGCAACACAGGCAGAAGTAAATAATGCATTCGATCGACTTGCAAGTGCAATGCATATGTTAGACTTTGTAAAAGGTGATAAAACAGCATTAAAAGCATTTATCGATAAAGTTAGTGGATTAGAAGCTGATAAGTATACTGAGGATACATGGACAGCATTTGAAACAGAATTAAGTGAAGCAAAAGCTGTGTATAACGATGAAAATGCAATGCAAGAAGAAGTAAACAATGCATACAGTGAATTAGTAACAGCATTCTTGAACTTAAGATTAATTCCAGATAAGAGCTTATTAGAAGACTTAATCAATCAAGCAAATGGATTAAATGCTGTAAATTATACAAAAGCAACATTTGATGGATTAACAAAAGCATTAAATGAAGCAAAAGCAGTATATGAAAATCCAAATGCAACACAAGAAGAAGTAGATAATGCAAAATTTACATTAGAAAAAGCAATTGCTGGATTACAAACAGTAACAACTGATAACACAGTAAGTACACCAGTAAATAATGGTGATACAACTACAAGTGTAAAAACAGGAGATGAAAGCTTAACAGGAATGTTTGCAACAATCGCATTATTAAGTGTAGCTGGATATACAGTACTTAGAAAAAAAAGAAAATTAATGTTTAGAGGTAATGGTCAAAAGTGCCATTACCTTTAA
- a CDS encoding response regulator transcription factor produces MAEILIVEDEIKLRQELKVFLNNNGFKTKEIIDFDDTLKQMLCFDGDLILLDVNLPNVNGEFLCREYRKIANKPIIIVTSRNSELDELMCINYGADDFVTKPYNPLILLARIEAVLKRTNPKEELTINYQDICLDVSKSSIIKNNQVVDLSKNELKIFYYLLSHRGMIISREKLMSYLWDSDMFVDDNTLTVNINRLRKKLEDVGLKDVILTKRKQGYIIL; encoded by the coding sequence ATGGCTGAAATATTAATTGTAGAAGATGAGATAAAGTTAAGACAAGAATTAAAAGTATTTTTAAATAATAATGGTTTTAAGACAAAAGAGATTATTGATTTTGATGATACTTTAAAACAAATGCTTTGTTTTGATGGTGATTTGATTTTATTGGATGTAAATTTACCTAATGTAAATGGTGAATTTTTATGTCGAGAATATCGCAAAATTGCTAATAAACCAATTATCATTGTGACAAGTCGAAATAGTGAACTTGATGAATTGATGTGTATTAATTATGGTGCAGATGATTTTGTAACTAAACCATATAATCCATTGATATTGCTTGCAAGAATTGAAGCTGTTTTAAAACGTACTAATCCTAAAGAAGAGCTAACAATTAATTATCAAGATATATGTTTAGATGTTTCCAAAAGCAGTATTATTAAAAATAATCAAGTAGTTGATTTATCGAAAAATGAATTAAAGATATTTTATTATTTATTATCACATCGAGGGATGATTATTTCTCGTGAAAAATTAATGTCTTATTTATGGGATAGTGATATGTTTGTTGATGATAATACTTTAACTGTTAATATTAATCGTTTACGAAAGAAATTAGAGGATGTTGGTTTAAAAGATGTGATTTTAACTAAAAGAAAACAAGGGTATATTATTTTATGA
- a CDS encoding sensor histidine kinase, which translates to MSLKDYIKDQIISIVVAVVIILLSWVILWIFNLHLFLITYLLVLFGFGYIFLFSYNYLRKRNYYNNMIKLLDRLDQKYLITELLNKPHFLEGKIMVDSLYEIDKAMKEHINEIRYQHSELKEYIEMWCHEVKTPLATCLMIVENNPNSINQSIQEELIKIENYLQQVLFYARSENVEKDYLIKEVNLNDVVNTVIKQNKKDLISKRIKIELNNLNIQVYSDKKWLEFILNQIINNAIKYINQDPVIIISAKKYQDHDELMISDNGIGILKDEIDRVFDKGFTGTNGRSNKKSTGIGLYLCKKLCLRLNHEIKISSNEKTTVTIIFPHSSFITLR; encoded by the coding sequence ATGAGTTTAAAAGATTATATAAAAGATCAAATTATTAGTATTGTAGTAGCTGTAGTAATAATTTTATTAAGCTGGGTAATATTATGGATATTTAATTTACATTTATTTTTAATAACGTATCTGCTGGTGTTATTTGGGTTTGGATATATTTTTTTATTTAGTTATAATTATTTACGTAAACGTAATTATTATAATAATATGATTAAGTTACTTGATAGATTAGATCAAAAATATTTAATTACAGAATTATTAAATAAACCACATTTTCTTGAAGGTAAAATTATGGTTGATAGTTTATATGAAATTGATAAAGCGATGAAAGAACATATTAATGAAATTCGTTATCAACATAGTGAATTAAAAGAATATATTGAAATGTGGTGTCATGAAGTAAAAACACCACTTGCAACATGTTTAATGATCGTTGAAAATAATCCTAATTCAATAAATCAAAGTATCCAAGAAGAGTTGATTAAAATAGAAAATTATTTACAGCAAGTTTTATTTTATGCTCGTAGTGAAAACGTTGAAAAAGATTATTTAATCAAAGAAGTTAATCTAAATGATGTAGTTAATACAGTTATTAAACAAAATAAAAAAGATTTAATTAGTAAAAGAATTAAAATTGAATTAAATAATTTAAATATTCAAGTATATAGTGATAAAAAATGGTTGGAATTTATATTAAATCAAATTATTAATAATGCTATTAAATATATAAACCAAGATCCTGTTATAATTATAAGTGCTAAAAAATATCAAGATCACGATGAATTGATGATTAGTGATAATGGAATTGGAATTTTGAAAGATGAAATTGATCGAGTTTTTGATAAAGGATTTACTGGAACAAATGGACGAAGTAATAAAAAAAGCACAGGTATCGGTTTGTATTTATGTAAAAAACTTTGTTTACGACTTAATCACGAAATTAAGATTTCTTCTAATGAAAAAACAACAGTAACAATTATTTTTCCTCATAGCTCTTTTATAACCTTACGATAA
- the typA gene encoding translational GTPase TypA — translation MKIRNIAIIAHVDHGKTTLVDQLLKLSGTFRDNEQVAERAMDSNALERERGITILAKNTAINYKDYRINIMDTPGHADFGGEVERIMNMVDGVLLVVDAYEGTMPQTRFVLKKALEAKVKPIVVINKVDRPVVRIQEVMDEVLELFMELGADDDQLDFPTVYTSALQGTSSLDSDINTQVNNMDCLFDMIIDEIPEPLVDEEGPLQFQPALLDYNDYVGRIGIGRIQRGKIKVNESVTCVRADGTHSQFRIQKLYGFLGLHRVEIKEASAGDIVAIAGLSDIGVGETVCTTGKEEPLPLLKIDEPTIQMVFGTNTSPFAGQDGKFVTARQIEERLFKETNRDVSLKIERIPNSEEWIVSGRGELHLSILIENMRREGYELQVSKPKVIIKEIDGVKYEPFEEVNIEAPDDCIGNVIESLGYRRGVLENMVSNDGQTSVTYTIPSRGMIGFMTNFLTMTKGYGIISHSFLEYRPMEGETVGERALGVLISIDNGQTTAYALGGVEDRGTMFVGPGVEVYEGMIVGEHSRDNDLVVNVTKGKQLTNTRSSSKDSTVVLKRPRTFNLEACLDYINDDELVEVTPENIRLRKRYLTEQERKQQNRLKAK, via the coding sequence ATGAAGATAAGAAATATTGCAATTATAGCTCACGTTGATCACGGTAAAACTACATTAGTTGATCAATTATTGAAATTGTCAGGTACATTTAGAGATAATGAACAAGTTGCTGAAAGAGCAATGGATAGTAATGCGCTTGAGCGTGAACGAGGAATAACGATTTTAGCTAAGAATACAGCAATTAATTATAAAGATTATCGTATTAATATTATGGATACACCAGGTCATGCTGATTTTGGTGGTGAAGTTGAACGAATTATGAATATGGTTGATGGGGTATTATTAGTTGTAGATGCATATGAAGGAACAATGCCACAAACTCGTTTTGTTTTGAAAAAAGCTTTAGAAGCAAAAGTAAAACCAATCGTAGTTATCAATAAAGTTGATCGCCCAGTTGTAAGAATTCAAGAAGTAATGGATGAAGTTTTAGAATTATTCATGGAATTAGGTGCTGATGATGATCAATTAGATTTCCCAACTGTATATACTTCAGCTTTACAAGGAACTTCAAGTTTAGATAGTGATATTAATACTCAAGTTAATAATATGGATTGCTTGTTTGATATGATTATCGATGAAATTCCAGAACCATTAGTTGATGAAGAAGGACCATTACAATTCCAACCTGCTTTATTAGATTATAATGATTATGTTGGAAGAATTGGAATTGGACGAATTCAACGTGGTAAAATAAAAGTTAACGAAAGTGTTACTTGTGTACGTGCTGATGGAACACATAGTCAGTTTAGAATTCAAAAGTTATATGGTTTTTTAGGTTTACATCGTGTTGAAATTAAAGAAGCCAGTGCAGGTGATATTGTTGCAATTGCTGGACTTAGTGATATTGGAGTTGGAGAAACAGTTTGTACTACTGGTAAAGAAGAACCATTACCATTATTAAAAATTGATGAACCAACAATTCAAATGGTATTTGGAACAAATACTTCTCCATTTGCTGGTCAAGATGGTAAGTTTGTAACGGCTCGTCAGATTGAAGAACGTTTGTTTAAAGAAACTAATCGAGATGTTTCTTTAAAGATTGAAAGAATTCCTAATAGTGAAGAATGGATTGTTTCAGGACGTGGAGAATTACATTTATCTATTTTGATTGAAAATATGCGTCGAGAAGGTTACGAATTGCAAGTATCTAAACCTAAAGTTATTATTAAAGAAATTGATGGGGTTAAATATGAACCATTTGAAGAAGTAAATATTGAAGCACCTGATGATTGTATTGGTAATGTTATTGAATCATTAGGATATCGTCGTGGTGTTTTAGAAAATATGGTAAGTAATGATGGACAAACTAGTGTTACATATACAATTCCTTCACGTGGAATGATTGGGTTTATGACAAACTTTTTAACTATGACAAAAGGATATGGAATTATTTCACATTCATTTTTAGAATATCGTCCTATGGAAGGTGAAACTGTAGGTGAACGAGCTTTAGGTGTTTTAATCTCAATTGATAATGGTCAAACAACTGCTTATGCTTTAGGTGGTGTAGAAGATCGTGGAACTATGTTTGTTGGGCCAGGAGTCGAAGTATATGAAGGAATGATAGTTGGTGAACATAGTCGTGATAATGATTTAGTTGTTAATGTTACTAAAGGAAAACAGTTAACTAATACTCGTTCTTCTTCTAAAGATTCTACAGTAGTTTTAAAACGTCCTAGAACATTTAATCTTGAGGCTTGTTTAGATTATATTAATGATGATGAATTAGTAGAAGTAACTCCAGAAAATATTCGTTTGAGAAAACGTTATTTAACTGAACAAGAACGTAAACAACAAAATAGATTAAAAGCTAAGTAA